A genomic window from Ilyobacter polytropus DSM 2926 includes:
- a CDS encoding MATE family efflux transporter, giving the protein MKDKLLERRDLILKGNLWRAIFLLAVPVAINDFVRSMYNLIDTFFVSNIGSMEIAAITFVGPLNNIIRAISLGMSVAGTNLIAREIGRKDYNKAKNIAMQLFTVAVFIGIIITIVCFSFSKEILLAASATESIMSIANLYFRLTVLSSPFIFINSAYIAIKSANGDTLRSMNVNLVAMAIKIVLTYILIFNFNMGIKSLAISTIIGTMFTSCYAVYDVFIRKTVMKLSFKWPKLSKQVIIPLFLIGIPIVIEKSSVAFSFIVVNKYVISFGEKVLAGYGITNRINSLFFSAVAGFGTGLAPIISQNLGAGQEKRAKESIKKTYLTALVISCAVISIVLPFKYSLAGVFSNGDSAVLYHTVNAISVYSISVIPWAIFQVTSGIFQGTGHTKYNMFISIMRIYCFRLPLIIIFTKFTDMSEYSIWYGMLLSNILTGFFAMGLYYINCKNLRLIGDRYLQKECI; this is encoded by the coding sequence ATGAAAGATAAATTGTTAGAACGTAGGGATCTTATCTTAAAGGGAAACCTTTGGAGAGCTATTTTTTTACTGGCAGTACCGGTAGCAATCAATGATTTTGTGCGTTCTATGTATAATTTGATTGATACATTTTTTGTTTCCAATATAGGTAGTATGGAGATTGCTGCAATAACATTTGTAGGCCCCCTGAATAATATCATCAGAGCCATCAGCCTAGGGATGTCTGTAGCAGGTACAAATCTCATAGCTAGAGAAATTGGTAGAAAAGATTATAACAAAGCTAAAAATATAGCTATGCAATTATTTACTGTTGCTGTATTTATAGGAATAATAATAACTATAGTATGTTTTAGTTTTTCAAAGGAAATTTTACTTGCGGCTTCAGCAACAGAAAGTATCATGAGCATTGCTAACCTTTACTTTAGATTGACAGTTCTCAGCTCGCCATTTATTTTTATTAATTCAGCATATATAGCCATAAAAAGTGCCAATGGTGATACATTGAGGTCTATGAATGTAAACTTGGTGGCTATGGCAATTAAAATAGTTTTAACTTATATTCTGATTTTTAATTTTAATATGGGCATCAAAAGTTTGGCTATCTCCACCATTATTGGAACGATGTTTACAAGCTGCTATGCTGTGTATGATGTATTTATTAGGAAGACAGTTATGAAATTATCATTCAAGTGGCCGAAGCTCAGCAAACAGGTTATTATACCTCTGTTCTTAATTGGTATCCCTATTGTTATTGAAAAGTCGTCTGTAGCTTTTAGTTTTATAGTGGTAAATAAATATGTTATTAGTTTTGGTGAAAAAGTACTGGCAGGTTACGGTATTACCAATCGGATCAATTCTCTTTTCTTTTCAGCAGTTGCAGGTTTTGGGACAGGATTGGCTCCTATCATCAGCCAAAATTTGGGAGCTGGTCAAGAGAAACGTGCAAAAGAGAGCATTAAGAAAACGTATTTAACAGCATTGGTAATATCATGTGCCGTCATCAGTATTGTCCTTCCTTTCAAGTACTCACTAGCAGGAGTTTTTTCTAATGGTGACAGCGCAGTATTGTACCATACGGTGAACGCAATCAGTGTCTACTCTATATCTGTTATCCCGTGGGCAATCTTCCAAGTTACCAGTGGAATATTTCAGGGAACAGGTCATACGAAATACAATATGTTCATAAGTATAATGAGGATCTATTGTTTTAGGCTTCCACTAATTATTATATTTACAAAATTTACTGATATGTCAGAATATAGTATTTGGTATGGAATGCTTCTAAGCAATATCTTGACAGGTTTTTTTGCAATGGGTCTGTATTATATCAATTGTAAAAATCTCAGACTTATTGGTGATCGCTATCTCCAGAAAGAATGCATTTAA
- a CDS encoding SDR family NAD(P)-dependent oxidoreductase, with protein sequence MLKIALITGATGGIGFQVAKRLGKDGYTVVLNGIEDDMGAKRVAELEAEGIKAEYYGFDVTKEEEVTANINTIGNKYGKIDVLVNNAGGLGGRSGFEEMTTDFYRFVMALNLDSAFFASRAAIPFLKKGENASIINFTSIAGWNAGGPGAGVYGVSKAGVQALTRALAKDLAADGIRVNAVSPGTIDTPFHDQIRNTKPEVFASWKNNILLGRLGKAEEVASVISFLAGKDSSFLTGETIQVTGGQGFGI encoded by the coding sequence ATGTTAAAAATAGCATTAATAACTGGAGCTACAGGCGGAATAGGATTTCAAGTAGCAAAAAGACTTGGAAAAGACGGATACACCGTTGTATTAAATGGTATAGAGGATGATATGGGAGCAAAAAGAGTAGCAGAACTAGAAGCTGAAGGAATCAAAGCTGAATATTACGGTTTTGATGTTACAAAGGAAGAGGAAGTCACTGCTAACATAAATACAATCGGAAACAAATACGGAAAAATCGATGTGTTGGTTAACAATGCTGGGGGATTGGGAGGAAGGTCTGGTTTTGAAGAAATGACTACTGATTTTTACAGATTTGTAATGGCTTTAAACCTTGACTCTGCTTTCTTTGCTTCAAGGGCAGCAATCCCTTTCTTAAAAAAGGGAGAAAATGCTTCGATCATTAATTTCACTTCAATCGCCGGTTGGAACGCCGGTGGTCCTGGAGCTGGTGTTTACGGTGTTTCAAAAGCAGGAGTTCAGGCACTAACTAGAGCTCTGGCAAAGGATTTGGCAGCAGACGGGATCAGGGTAAATGCAGTATCACCTGGAACAATCGACACTCCTTTCCATGATCAAATCAGAAATACTAAACCAGAGGTATTTGCTTCTTGGAAAAACAATATATTACTAGGAAGATTAGGAAAGGCTGAAGAGGTGGCGTCAGTTATTTCATTCTTAGCTGGAAAAGACTCATCATTCCTTACAGGAGAAACTATCCAAGTAACAGGTGGACAAGGATTCGGAATTTAA
- a CDS encoding DUF4962 domain-containing protein, with protein MNRKYLFIEQDIETLREKIKNTDNGFFKRLYEQCRLYSSAQLTEEHPKGSSTFMGMAAANLSLAYILTKQDHYLEEAKRWILTGCRYPHWGHAHLVDVDLSASWLLFGYSVAYDWIKDELEKEERTLIKDKLILQGERMYDFAVKTKGEGWSTAFWQNHNWINLTGQAAAGYALGKEYEHSELWTEYAKENFKIVYDVMADDGSDYEGVVYWRYGAMWLLMYAHLLKEREGFNYFEHSGFLQNTFYYRLYQSAPNLEEIINYGDCHDRRSGHSAAMYYKFASEYKNGHAQKLANKVRNEFLFREQYESGVKPGILPEAWLELIWSDSSVEEEEFDNLPLVKYWDDLGLVVMRSGWEKDAIHFSIKCGTPGGKKQWERSWEMDRKLGWKTRGLSHQHPDNNSFILNAFDAFLAVDEGYNRTVKASEHNIVIVDGKGYEHEGGNNIWKETPYETKGTMDFTSKNGITLACGEAAKMYAKELQLKKYYRNVIYTENGHFYMLDELRSEKEHTYTWLMNSDTIFKKAGEDKYLMENGPAKLEVFTLYPEKKSVSSKETNVRAIMTTQEPDKYRETKMKTMVIENREKSKDMYFFNILKPQRTFDEEEISVSKFAEDECFGSVIESKTYKEIFLFNPLKKNIQLKNIKTDAKWVVIVEKDGKVSKFGMNMGSTLIFKGEKLAEKNKTENLFLKN; from the coding sequence TTGAATAGAAAATATTTATTTATAGAACAGGATATAGAAACACTTAGAGAAAAAATAAAAAATACTGACAATGGATTTTTTAAAAGACTTTACGAGCAATGTAGATTATATTCATCTGCCCAACTTACCGAAGAACACCCAAAGGGAAGCTCCACTTTCATGGGTATGGCAGCAGCCAATTTATCTCTTGCCTATATACTGACTAAACAGGACCATTATTTAGAAGAAGCCAAAAGATGGATATTAACTGGATGTAGATATCCTCACTGGGGTCACGCCCATTTAGTCGATGTTGACTTAAGCGCATCTTGGTTATTGTTTGGTTATTCAGTGGCCTATGACTGGATCAAGGATGAGTTAGAAAAAGAGGAAAGAACATTAATAAAGGATAAATTAATTTTACAGGGTGAAAGAATGTATGATTTCGCCGTAAAAACAAAAGGTGAAGGCTGGAGTACAGCCTTCTGGCAAAATCACAACTGGATAAATTTAACAGGTCAGGCAGCAGCAGGCTATGCCCTAGGTAAAGAATATGAACACTCTGAGCTATGGACTGAATATGCCAAAGAAAACTTTAAAATCGTATATGACGTAATGGCTGATGACGGAAGTGACTATGAGGGTGTTGTTTACTGGAGATACGGAGCTATGTGGTTGCTCATGTACGCTCACTTGTTAAAAGAAAGAGAAGGCTTCAATTACTTTGAACATAGCGGATTTTTACAAAATACTTTCTATTATAGGTTATACCAGTCAGCCCCTAATCTAGAAGAGATAATCAACTATGGTGATTGTCACGACAGAAGAAGCGGACATTCAGCGGCAATGTACTATAAGTTTGCCTCTGAATACAAAAATGGTCATGCTCAGAAATTGGCAAATAAAGTAAGAAATGAATTTTTATTCAGAGAACAGTATGAATCAGGTGTAAAACCGGGGATCTTACCTGAAGCATGGCTTGAGCTTATTTGGTCTGATTCAAGTGTTGAAGAAGAAGAATTTGATAATCTCCCCTTGGTTAAATACTGGGATGATCTAGGTCTTGTGGTAATGAGATCAGGCTGGGAAAAAGATGCCATTCACTTTTCTATCAAATGCGGGACTCCCGGAGGAAAGAAACAGTGGGAAAGATCATGGGAAATGGACAGAAAACTGGGATGGAAGACAAGGGGACTAAGCCACCAACACCCAGACAACAACAGTTTTATCTTAAATGCTTTTGATGCCTTCCTGGCAGTGGATGAAGGTTATAACAGAACGGTAAAAGCCAGCGAACACAATATAGTAATAGTAGACGGAAAGGGTTATGAACACGAAGGTGGAAATAACATATGGAAGGAAACTCCTTATGAAACAAAAGGAACTATGGATTTCACATCAAAAAACGGAATCACCTTAGCCTGCGGAGAAGCAGCCAAGATGTATGCAAAAGAATTACAATTAAAAAAATATTATAGAAATGTAATTTACACAGAAAACGGGCACTTCTATATGCTAGACGAATTAAGATCAGAAAAAGAACATACTTATACCTGGCTTATGAATTCAGATACTATATTTAAAAAAGCAGGTGAAGATAAGTATCTTATGGAAAACGGCCCAGCTAAACTAGAGGTATTTACACTTTATCCAGAAAAAAAATCGGTTTCTTCTAAAGAAACCAATGTAAGAGCAATAATGACAACACAGGAACCAGATAAGTATAGAGAAACCAAAATGAAGACAATGGTAATAGAAAATAGAGAAAAATCTAAAGATATGTATTTCTTCAACATATTAAAACCTCAAAGAACATTTGACGAAGAAGAAATCAGTGTATCTAAGTTTGCAGAAGATGAGTGTTTTGGATCTGTCATAGAAAGCAAGACTTACAAAGAAATATTTTTATTTAACCCTTTAAAGAAAAATATCCAACTGAAGAATATAAAAACAGATGCAAAGTGGGTTGTAATAGTTGAAAAAGACGGTAAAGTATCAAAATTTGGGATGAATATGGGATCTACTTTAATTTTCAAGGGAGAAAAGCTGGCAGAAAAAAATAAAACAGAAAATTTATTTTTAAAAAACTAA
- the kduD gene encoding 2-dehydro-3-deoxy-D-gluconate 5-dehydrogenase KduD, producing MILDRFNLKGKVAIVTGCSRGLGQGMAVGLAEAGADIIGVGHSVAVETKEKIEALGRKFHHIEADLMETDKINTIVSETIDVFGHVDILVNNAGIIRRDDSLDFTEKDWDDVMNINIKTLFFLSQAVAKQFIKQGTRGKIINIASMLSFQGGIRVPSYTASKSGVKGITMLMANEWAKHGINVNAIAPGYMATENTKDLQNDPKRSEEILSRIPANRWGTPEDIAGTCVFLASDNANYINGFTIAVDGGWLSR from the coding sequence ATGATATTGGATAGATTTAATTTAAAAGGTAAAGTTGCCATTGTTACAGGATGCAGTAGAGGACTTGGACAGGGGATGGCAGTTGGCCTGGCAGAGGCTGGGGCGGATATTATAGGGGTTGGTCATTCTGTAGCTGTGGAAACAAAAGAGAAAATAGAAGCCCTCGGTAGAAAGTTTCATCATATAGAGGCTGACCTTATGGAAACTGATAAAATAAACACCATCGTATCTGAAACAATAGATGTGTTTGGCCATGTTGATATTTTAGTCAATAATGCCGGAATAATCAGACGTGATGATTCTTTAGATTTTACTGAAAAAGATTGGGACGATGTTATGAACATCAATATTAAAACTCTTTTCTTTTTATCTCAAGCTGTAGCCAAACAATTTATCAAACAAGGTACCAGAGGTAAAATTATCAATATAGCTTCAATGTTATCTTTCCAAGGAGGAATAAGGGTTCCATCTTATACTGCTTCAAAATCCGGAGTCAAAGGAATCACAATGCTAATGGCAAATGAATGGGCAAAACACGGTATCAATGTCAATGCAATTGCTCCAGGTTACATGGCCACTGAGAACACCAAAGATTTACAAAATGATCCTAAAAGATCAGAAGAAATATTATCACGTATTCCTGCTAATCGTTGGGGTACACCAGAAGACATAGCAGGGACATGTGTATTTCTAGCAAGTGACAATGCAAATTATATTAACGGTTTTACAATTGCAGTTGATGGAGGATGGCTTTCTAGGTAA
- a CDS encoding sodium:solute symporter family protein yields MSVDISVVIVYFGFLISIGYFFRKFASNSTGDYFAGGGKMLWWMVGSTAFMTQFSAWTFTGAAGKAFTDGWTITILFFANAVGYLMNYLFFAERFRQLRVVTPMEAIRLRFGKVNEQVFTWMNIIPSVLSAAIWLNGLAIFVAAVFKVPMTYTIMATGGVVLLMSLTGGAWAVIASDFMQMVTIMAVTVISTIVAIVKGGGVTQLLHDGMPANPIMGTGINHFSLFVVWIVFIMLKQFFGTNSIVGGAYRYFAAKDSKNAKKAAGLACILMAIGPLVWFFPAWYVAGHYPDISTWGLDNLGGKVKDAAYLIFVRNEMPVGMVGLMMAAIFSATMSSMDSALNRNAGIVVKNFYLSVLKPEARDEELLKVGKWLTLFFGLLIISVALILASLKNLSLFNATMYIGSLVAFPMLVPSLLGFFIKKTPDWAPWATIAVGIVVSYIAGVVLTPEIVEKTLGLSTPFSGREASDLKVVLGIAGHIFITGGFFLTTQLFFKGYKTEKRAEEINLFFGNMETEVISCDIECAGIDCDQRSILGKLIMTFAGGIALLSLVPNPMYGRIVFLAISGIIFLVGYALNKAAGPKKVQEAKPTSETKPEGEVVV; encoded by the coding sequence ATGTCGGTAGATATCAGTGTAGTAATAGTTTATTTTGGATTCTTAATATCAATAGGATACTTCTTTAGAAAATTTGCTTCAAATTCCACAGGTGATTATTTTGCTGGTGGAGGAAAAATGTTGTGGTGGATGGTGGGATCAACGGCTTTTATGACACAATTCAGTGCCTGGACATTTACAGGAGCAGCAGGAAAAGCGTTTACAGATGGATGGACAATAACAATCTTATTCTTTGCCAATGCAGTTGGTTATTTGATGAACTATCTGTTTTTCGCAGAAAGATTTAGACAGTTGAGAGTTGTTACTCCTATGGAGGCTATAAGACTTAGATTTGGAAAAGTCAATGAGCAAGTTTTTACATGGATGAATATAATCCCAAGTGTATTAAGTGCAGCAATATGGTTAAACGGTTTGGCAATATTTGTAGCAGCAGTATTTAAAGTTCCTATGACTTATACTATTATGGCAACAGGTGGAGTAGTTTTACTTATGTCACTGACAGGTGGAGCATGGGCAGTTATTGCATCAGATTTTATGCAGATGGTGACTATAATGGCCGTTACCGTAATTTCAACTATTGTAGCAATTGTTAAAGGTGGGGGAGTTACACAATTATTACACGATGGAATGCCTGCAAACCCAATAATGGGAACTGGAATTAATCACTTTTCACTCTTTGTAGTGTGGATTGTATTTATAATGTTAAAACAGTTCTTTGGAACCAACAGTATTGTAGGAGGAGCCTATAGATATTTCGCAGCAAAAGATTCAAAAAATGCTAAAAAAGCAGCAGGACTAGCTTGTATCTTAATGGCTATAGGACCGTTAGTATGGTTTTTTCCAGCATGGTATGTTGCAGGACACTATCCTGATATAAGTACTTGGGGATTGGATAATTTAGGCGGAAAAGTAAAAGATGCCGCTTATCTGATATTTGTAAGAAATGAAATGCCAGTTGGTATGGTTGGACTAATGATGGCAGCTATATTCTCAGCAACTATGTCCTCAATGGATTCAGCTTTAAATAGAAATGCAGGAATTGTAGTTAAGAATTTTTACCTGTCAGTTTTAAAACCTGAAGCTCGTGATGAAGAGTTATTAAAAGTTGGAAAATGGCTAACATTATTCTTTGGTCTTTTAATAATTTCAGTAGCATTAATTTTAGCTTCATTAAAGAATTTAAGTTTGTTTAATGCAACAATGTATATCGGTTCATTGGTGGCATTCCCAATGCTGGTACCTTCATTATTAGGATTTTTTATCAAGAAAACTCCAGACTGGGCACCATGGGCAACAATAGCAGTAGGAATAGTTGTTTCTTATATAGCCGGTGTGGTTCTTACTCCTGAGATAGTAGAAAAGACATTAGGTTTATCAACACCTTTTTCTGGAAGAGAAGCATCAGATCTAAAAGTAGTCTTAGGAATCGCAGGTCACATATTTATAACTGGAGGATTTTTCCTAACAACGCAATTATTCTTTAAAGGATATAAAACAGAGAAAAGAGCAGAAGAAATAAATCTATTCTTTGGAAATATGGAAACAGAAGTTATATCTTGTGATATAGAATGTGCCGGAATTGACTGTGACCAAAGAAGTATTTTGGGTAAATTAATAATGACATTTGCAGGGGGAATAGCATTATTGTCGCTAGTTCCTAATCCAATGTACGGAAGAATAGTATTCTTGGCCATATCAGGAATAATATTTTTAGTAGGTTATGCACTGAATAAGGCTGCAGGACCTAAGAAAGTTCAGGAAGCAAAACCAACATCAGAGACAAAACCAGAAGGCGAAGTGGTTGTTTAA
- a CDS encoding cupin domain-containing protein: MAKNFIINKDVELEVLKDGLSRKILAYSDEIMMVEVNFTAGVAFGELHAHPDHEQVTYIKSGKFKFTIGNEARIVTAGDCVYMEKNILHGAECLESGVLLDTFTPMRKDFL, from the coding sequence ATGGCTAAGAATTTTATCATAAATAAAGATGTGGAACTAGAAGTATTAAAAGATGGTTTATCTAGAAAGATACTTGCATACAGCGACGAGATTATGATGGTAGAGGTCAACTTTACGGCAGGGGTCGCCTTTGGAGAACTTCATGCCCATCCAGATCACGAACAAGTTACTTATATCAAATCTGGAAAATTCAAATTCACGATTGGTAATGAAGCACGAATAGTAACTGCAGGAGACTGCGTATATATGGAAAAGAACATTTTACACGGAGCAGAATGTCTAGAGTCAGGTGTTTTATTAGATACATTTACGCCTATGAGGAAAGATTTTTTGTAA
- a CDS encoding heparinase II/III domain-containing protein: MDYSNIGKLKSSMLKNRYQEMLQHMGAEVTNFSDKFNDNYNKMSEWGHMYFCEEDGAILDFNLEKPHIHICTVCGTEYKSRQLDNVWVYFYRGKAIQTALNAAVVYKATKEKKYLEYLEKIIGYYTRHYTDFAIHSKDAAVEITTTGKLGYARIMPQELNEAVIVVKIARIMEILKEDLSEEFKESVKNMFREVFQILAPQVNKVHNKPCWSVCAIGSMGFVIQDKEMIDFAFNSEFNINRQLEEGVTSGIWYEGSMYYSFFTLEGIADLLLFAKTYDYKAPIVEATVELMLKTAYDYAFDNLIFPNPNDGWPDINLKTFSFLYHLGYKIFGEEKMGALLRKIERSDLVRRDPQLAKPYYYNNEISLEELLFNNDFDMNGVVSEKSNTSNFESSNVGILKNNNVNVFIKYGHQARSHAHSDKMNLEVTLGGELISRDLSNSGYVSKLCNEWHRVTAAHNTVAVNGKSHTSISTGNILKFNETTCHVRSEDLYEGVIADVNFERKIELTEKGFNDLFEVETKEGETLDWFFHFESSVEFMSNLETSDFSLGYSEDGYQHITNVREVKTNGKTALLKFKANKVEFTVELDMNHKKLILCDTVDNPVDKKRTSIILRSNRSNDTFTAKWEIKN; this comes from the coding sequence ATGGACTACAGCAATATAGGAAAATTAAAAAGTAGCATGTTAAAAAACAGATATCAAGAGATGCTGCAACATATGGGTGCTGAAGTTACAAATTTTTCAGATAAATTCAATGATAATTACAATAAAATGAGTGAATGGGGCCACATGTATTTTTGTGAAGAAGATGGAGCCATATTAGATTTTAATCTGGAAAAACCTCATATACATATCTGTACAGTTTGTGGAACGGAATATAAAAGCAGACAACTAGACAACGTATGGGTTTATTTTTATAGGGGAAAGGCCATACAAACAGCACTTAATGCAGCAGTGGTATATAAGGCAACAAAAGAGAAAAAATATCTAGAATATCTAGAAAAAATAATCGGTTATTATACAAGACATTATACTGATTTTGCAATTCATTCAAAAGATGCAGCTGTAGAAATTACCACAACAGGTAAATTGGGCTATGCAAGAATAATGCCTCAAGAATTAAACGAAGCTGTAATTGTTGTTAAAATTGCCAGAATCATGGAGATATTAAAAGAAGATCTTTCTGAGGAATTTAAAGAATCAGTGAAAAATATGTTTAGAGAAGTCTTTCAAATACTAGCTCCTCAGGTAAACAAAGTTCACAACAAACCATGCTGGTCTGTCTGTGCAATAGGATCTATGGGCTTTGTAATCCAAGATAAAGAGATGATTGATTTTGCATTTAACAGTGAATTTAATATAAACAGACAGCTAGAAGAGGGGGTAACCTCAGGAATATGGTATGAAGGGTCCATGTACTATAGCTTCTTTACGTTAGAAGGGATAGCAGATCTGTTGTTGTTTGCTAAAACCTACGACTATAAAGCACCAATTGTAGAAGCAACAGTAGAGTTAATGCTAAAGACTGCCTATGATTATGCATTTGATAACTTAATTTTTCCTAACCCTAATGATGGTTGGCCAGACATCAACTTAAAAACATTTTCATTCTTGTATCACCTGGGATACAAGATATTTGGAGAGGAAAAAATGGGGGCTTTACTTAGAAAAATTGAAAGATCAGATCTAGTGAGAAGAGATCCTCAGTTGGCTAAGCCTTACTATTATAACAATGAAATATCATTAGAAGAATTGCTGTTCAACAATGACTTTGATATGAATGGTGTTGTTTCTGAGAAATCAAATACATCTAATTTTGAAAGTTCAAATGTTGGAATCTTAAAGAATAACAATGTTAATGTATTTATCAAATACGGCCATCAGGCCAGAAGTCATGCTCATTCTGATAAGATGAACCTTGAGGTTACTTTAGGGGGAGAATTAATAAGCAGAGATCTTTCAAACTCTGGGTATGTATCTAAACTCTGCAATGAGTGGCATAGGGTAACGGCAGCTCACAATACTGTCGCTGTCAACGGCAAGAGTCATACATCTATATCCACAGGAAATATTTTAAAATTTAATGAAACTACTTGTCATGTAAGATCCGAAGATTTATACGAGGGTGTAATAGCTGATGTTAATTTTGAAAGAAAAATAGAACTGACTGAAAAGGGATTTAACGATCTATTCGAAGTGGAAACTAAAGAAGGAGAAACACTGGATTGGTTTTTTCATTTTGAATCTTCTGTAGAGTTTATGAGTAATCTAGAAACTAGTGACTTTAGCTTGGGATACAGTGAAGATGGATATCAGCATATAACTAATGTCAGAGAAGTAAAAACCAACGGCAAAACTGCTCTCTTAAAATTTAAGGCAAACAAGGTTGAGTTTACAGTGGAGTTAGATATGAATCACAAGAAATTAATCCTGTGTGATACTGTAGACAATCCAGTGGATAAAAAAAGAACTTCTATAATTTTAAGAAGTAACAGATCAAATGATACTTTTACTGCAAAGTGGGAAATAAAAAATTAA
- a CDS encoding substrate-binding domain-containing protein, with protein sequence MKRVKMSDVAKKTGVSLSTVSQYMNGRYEYMSSETKEKIKNVAEELNYIPNSIARSLATAKTKTIGVIVSNITGYFTSSVVRGVEDYCKKNDYSIIIYNTDHDSELEKKSINILKMLRVDGILIVPSGKNNELINKEKNSGMPIVQMYMEYDDLDISTVISNYRKSAYDATEYLINLGHKNIAIITQEYENTRSRHDRILGYKDALVNNGLPFNRDLIHIWDISSDMNVLFEEIVKNKNLPTAIFVMHSAITINLLKHFKLKNINIPEDFSIIGFDEIPNADLMKTPVTVVKQSTYEIGQKSAELILDKINNKDKVKSKKIIIPCELKIRESCKEI encoded by the coding sequence ATGAAACGAGTTAAAATGAGTGATGTTGCCAAGAAAACAGGGGTATCTCTTAGTACAGTTTCTCAGTATATGAATGGCAGATATGAATATATGTCTAGTGAGACAAAAGAGAAAATAAAAAACGTAGCGGAAGAGTTAAATTATATACCAAATTCTATTGCCAGAAGTCTAGCTACAGCTAAAACCAAAACCATAGGTGTGATTGTTAGTAATATTACAGGTTATTTCACAAGTAGCGTTGTAAGAGGTGTTGAGGATTATTGTAAAAAAAATGATTACAGTATCATAATATATAATACCGATCATGATTCAGAACTTGAAAAAAAATCTATAAATATTTTAAAAATGCTCAGAGTTGATGGTATTCTTATAGTGCCATCTGGAAAAAATAATGAACTGATAAATAAAGAAAAAAACAGCGGTATGCCTATAGTTCAAATGTATATGGAATATGATGATCTAGATATAAGTACTGTGATATCGAATTACAGAAAAAGTGCCTATGATGCAACGGAATATCTTATAAATTTGGGACATAAAAATATAGCAATAATAACACAAGAGTATGAAAATACCCGTTCTAGGCATGACAGAATTTTAGGTTATAAAGATGCTTTGGTAAATAATGGACTTCCCTTTAACAGGGACCTGATACACATTTGGGATATATCTTCTGATATGAATGTTTTATTTGAGGAAATAGTCAAAAATAAAAATTTACCAACTGCAATTTTTGTAATGCATTCAGCAATAACAATCAACCTGTTAAAACATTTTAAACTTAAAAATATAAATATACCTGAAGATTTTTCAATAATCGGATTCGATGAAATTCCCAATGCCGACCTTATGAAAACTCCTGTTACTGTTGTAAAACAATCCACATATGAAATCGGACAAAAGTCGGCAGAATTAATATTGGACAAAATAAACAACAAAGATAAAGTAAAGAGTAAGAAAATAATAATACCATGTGAACTAAAAATCAGAGAATCATGCAAAGAGATATAA